In Apium graveolens cultivar Ventura chromosome 10, ASM990537v1, whole genome shotgun sequence, the following are encoded in one genomic region:
- the LOC141693374 gene encoding elongation factor 1-alpha-like codes for MGKEKIHISIVVIGHVDSGKSTTTGHLIYKLGGIDKRVIERFEKEAAEMNKRSFKYAWVLDKLKAERERGITIDIALWKFETTKYYCTVIDAPGHRDFIKNMITGTSQADCAVLIIDSTTGGFEAGISKDGQTREHALLAFTLGVKQMICCCNKMDATTPKYSKSRFEEIVKEVSSYLKKVGYNPDKIAFIPISGFEGDNMIDRSTNLDWYKGPTLLEALDQISEPKRPSDKPLRLPLQDVYKIGGIGTVPVGRVETGVIKPGMVVTFGPSGLTTEVKSVEMHHEALQEALPGDNVGFNVKNVAVKDLKRGYVASNSKDDPAKEAANFTAQVIIMNHPGQIGNGYAPVLDCHTCHIAVKFAEIQTKIDRRSGKELEKEPKFLKNGDAGFVKMIPTKPMVVETFMSYPPLGRFAVRDMRQTVAVGVIKSVEKKDPTGAKVTKAAIKKK; via the exons ATGGGTAAGGAAAAGATTCATATCAGCATTGTGGTCATTGGCCATGTCGACTCTGGAAAATCAACCACTACCGGTCATCTTATCTACAAGCTAGGTGGTATTGACAAGCGTGTGATCGAAAGGTTCGAGAAGGAGGCTGCTGAGATGAACAAACGTTCATTCAAGTATGCATGGGTTCTTGACAAGCTTAAGGCAGAGCGTGAACGTGGTATCACCATTGATATTGCTTTGTGGAAGTTTGAGACCACCAAGTACTACTGCACAGTCATTGATGCTCCCGGACATCGTGATTTCATCAAGAACATGATTACTGGAACTTCACAGGCTGATTGTGCTGTCCTTATCATCGACTCCACCACTGGAGGTTTTGAAGCTGGTATCTCTAAGGATGGGCAAACTCGTGAACACGCGTTGCTTGCATTTACACTTGGTGTCAAGCAGATGATCTGTTGTTGCAACAAG ATGGATGCTACAACCCCCAAGTACTCCAAGTCTAGGTTTGAGGAAATCGTTAAGGAGGTGTCTTCATATTTGAAGAAAGTTGGGTACAACCCTGACAAAATTGCATTCATTCCTATCTCTGGTTTTGAAGGTGACAACATGATTGATAGGTCTACCAACCTTGATTGGTACAAGGGACCTACTCTACTTGAGGCCCTTGACCAGATCTCTGAGCCAAAGAGACCCTCAGACAAGCCTCTTCGTCTTCCCCTTCAGGACGTTTATAAGATTGGTGGTATTGGAACTGTGCCTGTGGGACGTGTTGAGACTGGTGTGATCAAGCCTGGTATGGTTGTCACTTTTGGCCCTTCTGGATTGACCACTGAAGTTAAGTCTGTTGAGATGCACCACGAGGCTCTCCAGGAGGCCCTTCCTGGTGACAATGTCGGGTTCAATGTTAAGAATGTTGCTGTGAAGGATCTCAAGCGTGGTTATGTTGCTTCCAACTCTAAGGATGACCCCGCCAAGGAAGCTGCCAACTTCACTGCCCAAGTTATCATCATGAACCACCCTGGTCAGATTGGAAACGGTTATGCTCCAGTGCTTGATTGTCACACTTGCCACATTGCTGTCAAGTTTGCTGAAATTCAAACCAAGATTGATCGTCGTTCCGGTAAGGAGCTGGAGAAGGAGCCTAAGTTTTTGAAGAACGGAGATGCCGGTTTTGTTAAGATGATTCCAACCAAGCCCATGGTGGTGGAGACATTTATGTCTTATCCTCCACTAGGTAGATTTGCTGTGCGAGACATGAGGCAGACTGTTGCTGTGGGAGTCATCAAGAGTGTGGAGAAGAAGGATCCCACCGGAGCCAAGGTCACCAAAGCTGCCATCAAGAAGAAGTGA